A stretch of DNA from Glycine max cultivar Williams 82 chromosome 18, Glycine_max_v4.0, whole genome shotgun sequence:
TATGAGCAGAAGCAGGGATAATGTAAACGGTGAAGCTGACCAAAAGGGCCCCCACAGCTGAATTAATGggcccaaagaaagggaaaataatgGCCAAAAACCATATTGGTATCACCACAGGTAACCTCGCTATTGCCCTCAAAAATATGCTCTTTGTGTCATGCATTCCTATCACTTTCTCCCACACGAAATACAATGGCGTACAAGCAAACCCAAATGTGATGAACTGTCATTTACGTAGGAATACACCAATCATCAGTTAGTAACTAACAAGTAACAACCTCAAGCTACAGATATACTTCATTACTAAAATCAGTTAATTTTGCCATTTGATTAGGTAATTGTTTATGTATTAATATATCTAATACATTAGTGTCAAGAATGTCGGGGaggagaaattattatataattctaGATCACTGAGATCCTAACCGAACTTCATGTAACACACATAAAGTTTTAActcttataaattgaaaaatctaactgccacaaaaaaattatttgagacCGTACTAGTCCGTGAGACCGTAACCATGTAATAATTTGTTGCAAGGGAGGGAAATGCATATATGGACCTGGTGAATGAGCATTAGGATGACACCGGTGTCACGCCAGCCAGAGCGAGGGAGGAGCGAGAAGGCATTGGAATGATCCAAAAGTTGGTCACCAAAGGCCCAGTAAACGGCAATAGCAGATGGTAGAGTGAGGGTGAACACATAAACTGTTgcataaagatatatatatttgaacttCTGAGGCTTCCACATTGCATGCATGATTTCCCTGCAATAGTCATATCCCACGGTCCGTATTAATGTTTACTGCGTAACTTAAAAATCTACAAATGGCCAATGTGTATGCTCCACTGTCAAAATCAGGATcacttgttaaaataaaaaaaaaaagatgaaatagactttgtcatatatttttattgaaaaatatggaTTATACTAAAAGGAAAGAGAAGCTGCCCATGTGAGAATTTCCAAGTTAGATCAAGAATTGTGCATTTTAATGCCAAACAGCAAACACACGCTTTTTGGCACCATTTATCTAGTTGGACCATCGAACAATTCTTCGTGGATAATGCTGGAAAGACAaatgaatataattaatgtGTGTATTTACGTTCGAAGTTTTGTGTCTCTTGCACCTTTCACTTGAGTGAAATAAATAACTAGGACGTACCATGGGGTAAAATGTCCCaacacttattatttttatttttatatatgataaaaatttatcaaattgatGGAGTCTTCGGGGGGAAGCATGATCAGAACACCACATATCGAATTTCACACTAAATAGAAAAAAGTTCAACTGgggtttgaaattttttattgctAATGACAGTATAACCGTGAGCCAAGACATCATCGTAATGGTTACTCAAAAGTGCTACATATAATGTTTGTCTTATTTCCGATGGTCATTAGAATGAATGCAAGATAAAGCTGCAATAAAGAACAATTGAAGAAAGGGACCGTGCAGTGAAATTCTCCAATTATCTTTGCTGCCTGTCCTAGACAATAAAGAACAATATCATAATTGTTTTGTCCAAcataataagcaaaaaaaaataaaaagtgcataCACTGTGACGGCGTGCCCGCCGAAAGTGTAGAGTATGTTGGTGGCGCCTGTGAAATACAAAACCATCTTATTTGGGGCCGAATGCGTCACATTTTCAacctacaaattaattttttttaaaacaaggtTTTTTAAACAAAGTTTAGTTGAAACAATTTCAAAGGAGAGAAACCCCACCAGAGAGAAAAAACAATTAAGGTTGTTGGTTTTGCTTACCTGGCCATGAACAAGGGCTGCAATGGTCAAATACCATGCAGTGTAGGTGGTCATGCCAAGACCAAGGAAGGACCATATCCTGTAGTTGTGGAATGATGGAATGAACACTGTGGTGGCACAGCAAGCTCCAAATATGTAGGTCCAAGTCCTCTTGTCCAAGTGATCATTAATGTAGTATATATTACTGCATATAAAGACAAGTTAAagcatatataaatatagaggggctaattttttaatttataatactaCATCTCATATGTTAGATACACATCTAGTCCAATCCACAGTTTTCTATTGAGCATGCGCTATACATTCTAACTAACATGGTGTAAGAGTTTAAATGACCTTTACTGTATTTGGATAGCTATCAGAATTGATTCTGACTCCAAAATTAcagtgaaaaattgaaaaagtgaaagaaactatttgttgcttcttGACTTTCAATGTATTTTTGGAATTGattatgataaaattgaatctaatccAAACATGGCAGTAATAGTCTgtaccaattaaaaaaagaagatacaATTTGATTATAAGAGGAAATTGAGACCTTGCACAAGCTATGAGCTGGATGACAGATCCAAAGAGGAGAAAAGTGCAGTTGAAGGCCAATCCAATAGCTTTCCAGTATGGACCCAGCAAGCCTTCCAACACTTCAAACcactacaaaaaaaagaaaagaaattgaagtgaaacTTGTTCCATATTTCTGAGCAAAAACAAAATGGGACTGTGTATAGGGTGGAAAAGTTTTGAATTGTTGTCTGATATCTAACCTGGATGACATGGTTTTTGAAGCTGacattctctttctctttccggCTTCTGTACTCAATGTACAGAATGCTAATTAAATAAGCAGTATAACTCCCAAGCAAGCCATAGAACACTTGGAATATGATGCCTGAAAGCATTCCCAGCTGAGAGAATGAGTAAGGCAGAGTCAACAGAACCTGAGCAACCTGCGCATCACAAAAtccagaagaaaaaaatcattttttttttttactttctccttaGAAGAAACCAAAACTGGGTACAAACTGAGAAGAATCTCATTTCATATCATGAAACTAGCATTTCTTGACTCATTTTTTTGGGTGAACATAGGTATCTCCCACTAAGCCagaaattaataatagaaaagtACTAAGATCCATTTAAACTATTGATATCTCccaatttatgttatttatacaCATGTACCAACCACATGCTTAAGGAGTATGGTTTGGTTATGTGCCTAACCATACCACAGCATATTTGTAGGAATTTCATGATTCATAGTGTTACCTGATTTGAGGCACAGCTGAACCAAGCATCATAGGCAGAACCACCATGCCAGAGAGCATTTTTAAAGCTAAACTGTGAGGTCTCCCCTTTCACTTCCTCTCCCTCCTCACGCTCCATCGTTTGGGTGAGGCTTGACATCATGGCTTCTTCAGCTTGCTTTTGAGGTAACATCTTTTTCTAATATGTTAAAGCACACACAAAGAAACACTGAGTAAGGAACTAAACTAAAACTAAATAACTAAAAGCTAAGTGAAGGTCAGAGAATCTGAAAAGGGAAGAAGAGACTTTGGTGTTTGAGACATACCAAGTTATATGAAAGTTGAGCAATGCAATGAAAGGGTTTGGTTACTCTTGCGGATTTATAACTGAGAAGGGATAGCTTAAAGGGGCAGCAAATAAGGGAAGGTTCCTTGTAACTCCTTCCTAAGCAGCGTGCTTATCTCGTTTTTTCCTTCCGAAACGAgggaaaagagataaaatagcAGAATAGCGCCACCTTATGGGGCAGTTCTTGCGGCTTTACCACTCACTCAGGTAAAGTTTCATAATTGCAATCAACTCTTTTAACTCAATTGGCAGAGGCTTAAATATACTACACTACTACAAGTAATAGAActagtactttttttttctgctaCCCTTAAACCAGCTTTTTAAGTTTAGCGTGTTAAATGCACGAGGAATTGGCAGAAGCTAGTAGCAATTTGAATGCATGTAGATTGCGGAAACCCAGTGAGCAAGAAACAGTTACTGTGCTGTGCTGTGCTGTGCTGTATATCAGTATTAAATTATGGGAAAGGAAAAAGGTTGGTTTAGTTGGGTTAGGATGGTGTGAACTGTGAAGTGACTTAAGTAGCTTTGAATGATGGAGGGTTGAACTGAATTCTTGGACTTAGAGAATAATCGAGATCTGACAGAAACGTACCAGAGAAAGAAACCAAAGGCAATAggcaaaacaagaaaaaaatgataatgtgTTTACGTTTCAACTGTGGTTACATTTGTGACAGCTTTGCTTTTCTCTTTATAGTGTGGTTTTTAATTgtactttttctctctcttgttaTTATTTGTCTCTGCTGTGAGATCGTTTTGGTTTGGCTGTCACTCGAGACTTTTTAAAAATGGTTGGTGAGAATGTATCAGTAAAATAGTTACTTTCAGACATTTGTGTGACGGTGACACAACTCATTCGGCCATTAAAGGAAGACCAAGCCTAATACTaaatagaaacatttttttaatatatattcacAAATGAAGATTTATGTAGAATTAATTCAATATAATAGCAATATGATAAATACGATCATATTAGAAAAACAAGAATTTGTTATATtaagttaaattataaataaatttaacaacgTTTGTCAATTACTAATGcattaaaacaaatttgattaaatttctcTATTAGCAATTAAGTTCATTTTGATTGTTGTGA
This window harbors:
- the LAX14 gene encoding auxin transporter-like protein 1 yields the protein MLPQKQAEEAMMSSLTQTMEREEGEEVKGETSQFSFKNALWHGGSAYDAWFSCASNQVAQVLLTLPYSFSQLGMLSGIIFQVFYGLLGSYTAYLISILYIEYRSRKEKENVSFKNHVIQWFEVLEGLLGPYWKAIGLAFNCTFLLFGSVIQLIACASNIYYINDHLDKRTWTYIFGACCATTVFIPSFHNYRIWSFLGLGMTTYTAWYLTIAALVHGQVENVTHSAPNKMVLYFTGATNILYTFGGHAVTVEIMHAMWKPQKFKYIYLYATVYVFTLTLPSAIAVYWAFGDQLLDHSNAFSLLPRSGWRDTGVILMLIHQFITFGFACTPLYFVWEKVIGMHDTKSIFLRAIARLPVVIPIWFLAIIFPFFGPINSAVGALLVSFTVYIIPASAHMLTYRSASARKNAAEKLPFFIPNWTVMYVVNAFVVVWVLVVGFGFGGWASMTNFIKQVDTFGLFAKCYQCPPKVLPSSNHTLHH